One part of the Solanum dulcamara chromosome 3, daSolDulc1.2, whole genome shotgun sequence genome encodes these proteins:
- the LOC129881914 gene encoding PLASMODESMATA CALLOSE-BINDING PROTEIN 3 → MAKEPPFELLFVVMFFSILCQIINVKSTWCVARSDASEESLQNALDYACFFGADCAPILENGLCYLPNTIQAHASYAFNGFYQRMNRAPGSCVFAGTATIAKTDPSYGSCVYPASPSTAGGSTTTTTPSTPGGGGTNTTPILYPPPPGTFNGNGGTTPRFAPDIPESETSNASPKLSNLAIFMLLFLHIFQLLLL, encoded by the exons ATGGCAAAAGAACCACCATTTGAATTGTTGTTTGTTGTAATGTTTTTTTCAATATTGTGTCAAATAATAAATGTAAAATCAACATGGTGTGTAGCAAGAAGTGATGCAAGTGAAGAATCTTTACAAAATGCATTAGATTATGCTTGTTTCTTTGGTGCTGATTGTGCACCAATTTTGGAAAATGGGCTATGTTATCTTCCTAATACTATTCAAGCTCATGCTTCTTATGCATTTAATGGCTTTTATCAAAGGATGAATAGAGCACCTGGTTCTTGTGTCTTTGCTGGCACTGCTACCATTGCCAAAACTGATCCAA GTTATGGATCTTGTGTTTATCCAGCATCTCCAAG CACTGCTGGTGgttctactactactactactccGAGCACACCCGGTGGTGGTGGTACAAACACGACCCCAATTTTGTATCCACCGCCACCGGGGACTTTCAATGGCAACGGAGGAACAACACCGCGCTTTGCACCTGATATTCCTGAATCAGAGACTTCTAATGCTTCTCCCAAGTTGTCAAATTTGGCAATTTTTATGCTCCTCTTCCTTCATATTTTTCAACTATTATTGTTGTAG